The following coding sequences lie in one Lysobacter capsici genomic window:
- a CDS encoding serine hydrolase domain-containing protein: MRMWMSLALSAGLCVSPSLCVSAAEKPAATMVQPASTAEVAAYAQQVLADNVAADGPGVAILVARGDQVLFRGARGLADVELGVPLTPDQVFRIGSVTKQFAAAGVLKLVEAGKVGLDDPVSKYLKDYPNGGAISVRQLLNHTSGVKSYTGIDGYMTESIKRDLSTEALIDVFKDLPADFAPGQGYAYNNSGYVLVGAVIEAASGKPWHAYLDETLFKPLGLAQTRYGDVHALIPGYVNGYTRIDGRVAPMGYLDMSQPHAAGALVSTLDDLLRWNLALHEGKVLKPANYRAMTSPEGKAAASGYGYGIERASVRGRIGRAHGGGIFGFASYLLYLPDSKTTVALLTNSDTGVPGGPSLGGLSRKLAAMALGDAYPAVVAVPVDAAALRQAEGVYRQNPHSAWVLRAVDGGLTVQRIGGQRLPLTAVARDTFAYPDGIARMSLERDARGAVTGMRFFADGIGESEFTARSGEAMP; this comes from the coding sequence ATGCGCATGTGGATGTCGTTGGCGCTGAGCGCCGGTCTTTGTGTTTCGCCGTCGCTGTGCGTGTCCGCGGCCGAAAAACCCGCCGCCACGATGGTGCAACCGGCCTCCACGGCCGAAGTTGCGGCGTACGCGCAGCAAGTGCTCGCCGACAACGTCGCCGCCGACGGCCCGGGCGTCGCGATCCTGGTCGCGCGCGGCGATCAGGTGCTGTTCCGCGGCGCGCGTGGCCTGGCCGACGTCGAGCTCGGCGTGCCGCTGACCCCGGACCAGGTGTTCCGCATCGGCTCGGTGACCAAGCAGTTCGCCGCGGCGGGCGTGCTGAAACTGGTCGAGGCGGGCAAGGTCGGGCTCGACGATCCGGTGTCCAAGTACCTCAAGGATTACCCCAACGGCGGCGCGATCAGCGTGCGCCAGTTGCTCAATCACACCTCCGGGGTGAAGAGCTACACCGGCATCGACGGCTACATGACCGAATCGATCAAGCGCGACCTGAGCACCGAGGCCTTGATCGACGTGTTCAAGGATCTGCCGGCGGATTTCGCGCCGGGGCAGGGCTATGCCTACAACAACTCGGGCTATGTGCTGGTCGGCGCGGTGATCGAGGCGGCCAGCGGAAAACCCTGGCACGCCTACCTCGACGAAACCCTGTTCAAGCCGCTGGGCCTGGCGCAGACCCGCTACGGCGACGTGCATGCGTTGATTCCCGGCTACGTCAACGGCTACACCCGCATCGACGGCCGGGTCGCGCCGATGGGCTATCTGGACATGAGCCAGCCGCACGCGGCCGGCGCGCTGGTGTCCACGCTCGACGATCTGCTGCGCTGGAACCTGGCGCTGCACGAGGGCAAGGTGCTCAAGCCGGCGAACTACCGGGCGATGACCTCGCCGGAAGGCAAGGCGGCGGCGAGCGGTTACGGCTACGGCATCGAACGCGCATCGGTGCGTGGGCGGATCGGTCGTGCGCACGGCGGCGGCATCTTCGGCTTCGCCTCGTATCTGCTGTACCTGCCCGATTCGAAGACGACGGTGGCGCTACTGACCAATAGCGACACCGGCGTGCCGGGCGGTCCGAGCCTGGGCGGCCTCAGCCGCAAGCTGGCCGCGATGGCCCTCGGCGACGCCTATCCGGCGGTGGTGGCGGTGCCGGTCGATGCGGCGGCGTTGCGGCAGGCCGAAGGCGTGTACCGGCAGAATCCGCACAGTGCCTGGGTGCTGCGGGCGGTCGACGGCGGGCTGACCGTGCAGCGCATCGGCGGCCAGCGTTTGCCGTTGACGGCGGTGGCGCGCGACACGTTCGCGTATCCCGACGGCATCGCGCGGATGAGCCTGGAGCGCGATGCGCGGGGGGCCGTCACTGGGATGCGGTTTTTCGCTGATGGGATCGGTGAGAGTGAGTTCACTGCGCGTAGCGGCGAGGCGATGCCCTGA